In one Methanobrevibacter arboriphilus genomic region, the following are encoded:
- a CDS encoding ATP-binding protein, which translates to MDKLIVHAETEELDKVLNFISNQLKTYNFSKKFEIQLELATEEIFVNISNYAYKKDSKNNEVAIYSFFNEDNSTLTVKFVDNGIPFNPLEEKIPNTTLDSETREIGGLGIFLARRNVDEINYQYKKGNNVLTFKKLLK; encoded by the coding sequence ATGGATAAACTTATTGTTCATGCAGAAACCGAGGAATTAGATAAAGTATTGAATTTTATTAGTAATCAGTTGAAAACATATAATTTTTCAAAAAAGTTTGAAATACAATTAGAACTTGCTACAGAGGAAATATTTGTTAATATATCTAATTATGCCTATAAAAAAGACTCTAAAAATAATGAAGTTGCTATATATTCGTTTTTTAATGAAGATAACTCAACATTAACTGTTAAATTTGTTGATAATGGAATTCCTTTCAATCCTCTTGAAGAAAAAATTCCAAATACAACTTTAGATTCTGAAACGCGAGAAATTGGTGGGCTGGGGATATTTCTTGCAAGAAGAAATGTTGATGAGATTAATTATCAATATAAAAAGGGAAATAACGTTTTAACATTTAAAAAACTATTAAAATGA
- a CDS encoding STAS domain-containing protein has translation MNIEKKIKDDKLLVKIEGRLDINSSAELEEELKKDIPGTKELIFNFKDLIYISSSGLRVILSTQKIMDKQGSMVIENVNDLVMEIFEATGFSKILTIK, from the coding sequence ATGAACATTGAAAAAAAAATTAAAGATGATAAATTACTGGTTAAAATTGAGGGTAGATTAGATATAAACTCTTCTGCTGAATTAGAAGAAGAGTTAAAGAAAGATATTCCAGGAACTAAAGAATTAATTTTTAATTTTAAAGATTTAATCTATATATCAAGTTCAGGACTTCGTGTTATTCTTTCAACGCAAAAAATCATGGATAAACAAGGTTCTATGGTTATTGAAAATGTTAATGATTTAGTAATGGAAATTTTTGAAGCTACAGGGTTTTCCAAGATTTTAACAATCAAATGA
- a CDS encoding endonuclease III domain-containing protein: MKELNNLYTLRVFEDRDPYRVLIRTILSQRTKDANTDKATNQLFSKYKDIHEVADAPIEDIEKLVKSAGFFRVKANRIKEVSHIILDYYGGIVPNNMKELLELPGVGRKTANCVLVFAFQEPAIPVDTHVHRIPNRWGIVNTKTPEKTEEELMKIVPKNLWIDMNDLIVQFGQTICRPLNPLCEECPIADLCDYYNTNFL, encoded by the coding sequence ATGAAAGAGCTTAATAATTTATATACTCTTCGCGTTTTTGAAGATAGGGATCCATATAGGGTTTTAATCAGAACAATCCTTTCTCAAAGAACAAAAGATGCAAATACTGATAAAGCTACAAATCAACTTTTTTCTAAATATAAAGATATTCATGAAGTTGCTGATGCTCCAATAGAAGATATTGAAAAGCTTGTTAAGAGTGCAGGTTTTTTTAGAGTTAAAGCTAATAGAATAAAAGAAGTTTCACATATTATATTAGATTATTATGGTGGAATAGTTCCAAATAATATGAAAGAACTTCTTGAACTTCCAGGAGTTGGTAGAAAAACAGCTAATTGTGTACTTGTTTTTGCATTTCAAGAACCAGCTATTCCTGTAGATACTCATGTTCATAGAATACCTAATAGATGGGGAATTGTTAATACTAAAACTCCTGAAAAGACAGAAGAAGAATTAATGAAAATTGTTCCAAAAAACCTTTGGATTGACATGAATGATTTAATTGTTCAATTTGGTCAGACAATTTGTAGGCCTCTTAATCCATTGTGTGAAGAATGTCCTATTGCTGATTTATGTGATTATTATAATACTAATTTTCTGTAA